The proteins below come from a single Gimesia alba genomic window:
- a CDS encoding prenyltransferase/squalene oxidase repeat-containing protein, with protein MPHHEPSEISDSESKYSRRFALGAAFWSGLAAVRGWCGAKPVEAAVSHPEHVTPQTRAAIERGLRWLASRQVTDGGFGRRGSYARNVGVCALAGTAFLSHRGMTGRYRPSIQACIRYLTSRAQNDGLIVEADIKTHAPLYGHGFATLFLGQVFGESFDPQVRHVLKAATQLILNLQDEQGAWCYTSDPEDADVSITTCQMLALFSARQAGIGVPRSAIDHSVAFLRRAQNPDGGFRYRLSDPPESLFPRSAAAVVALTCAGLQDEEVVQRGRDYLRQPHPPLELSPGQLAEYHFYGRFYATHAAWQAGKSEWDRWYPTVRDELLAQQSPEGAWHDANIGDEYATAMALIVLQFPYRNVPLLAMR; from the coding sequence ATGCCTCATCACGAACCATCTGAAATTTCTGACTCAGAATCAAAGTATTCCCGTCGTTTTGCATTGGGGGCCGCGTTTTGGAGCGGACTTGCCGCCGTGCGCGGCTGGTGCGGAGCAAAGCCAGTCGAAGCAGCCGTTTCACATCCCGAACATGTAACACCGCAAACAAGGGCTGCGATTGAACGAGGTTTACGGTGGCTTGCATCTCGTCAGGTAACCGACGGCGGGTTTGGCAGACGCGGCTCTTATGCACGCAATGTCGGTGTCTGTGCACTGGCGGGGACGGCATTTCTGTCACACCGTGGGATGACGGGGCGCTATCGCCCTTCGATTCAGGCGTGCATCCGGTATCTCACCAGCAGGGCACAGAATGATGGCTTGATCGTCGAAGCAGATATCAAGACTCACGCACCACTCTACGGACATGGCTTTGCCACGCTGTTTCTCGGGCAGGTCTTCGGTGAGTCGTTCGACCCCCAAGTGCGTCATGTCTTAAAAGCAGCCACACAACTGATTTTGAATCTGCAGGACGAGCAGGGGGCCTGGTGTTACACTTCTGATCCTGAAGATGCCGACGTCTCGATTACCACCTGTCAGATGCTGGCCCTGTTTTCTGCGCGACAGGCGGGTATTGGCGTGCCCCGATCTGCCATTGATCACAGTGTTGCATTTTTACGGCGGGCACAAAATCCGGATGGCGGATTTCGCTATCGATTGAGCGATCCTCCCGAGTCACTCTTTCCCCGCTCCGCAGCAGCGGTGGTCGCGTTGACCTGTGCCGGCCTGCAGGATGAGGAAGTCGTACAACGCGGTCGTGACTATCTGCGTCAGCCGCACCCGCCGCTCGAACTCTCGCCGGGACAGCTGGCGGAGTACCATTTCTACGGTCGCTTTTACGCAACCCATGCCGCCTGGCAGGCTGGGAAAAGTGAATGGGATCGATGGTATCCGACCGTTCGCGATGAATTGCTGGCACAGCAATCACCCGAGGGGGCCTGGCACGATGCCAATATCGGCGACGAATATGCAACCGCGATGGCGCTGATTGTATTACAGTTTCCGTATCGCAATGTGCCGCTCTTGGCGATGCGATAA